CGAATGCCAACCCATTCTGTTGTTTCTATCTCACCGTCTATTTCTCCTCCATCTGATGAGGATTTACGATTATCCAATGGTGAATGGACCATGCttcgtgaggcccatcataagaaAGGTTTGAACagatccatgggccccactcgtatAGACCGAAAGCTTATATTGGGCTTGAATTTCAGATGTATAAACGGGCCAGTCCACCTAATCTACTCCGTTCACGAGTTCGCACGTTCATCTTGCGGGCCCCACGTCAGATGTCAGATGATCCATGCCATTTGATTGGTGCCTTGGAAATGAAGAATTAGGGTGGATCCGGTGGTCAGGATGATCCAATAGACTGAATATCCGGGTTGTCGCCTATCCATGATGGAGCCCAATAAATGAACGGATCGGATCACACAAACgttgggcccacataagtttgtCACCACGGCCCACCACACTGTTGGATcgatcatcatcacatatttcCTCCCATCTGCAACCAATTCTCAGATGATCTCTTCCACAGGTGGGTCATTCGCATACCTGAGAGTGGAGCTTGGCGACTTCATGGCGTTCATTGCCGCCGGCAACATCCTCCTCGAGTACGTGATCGGTGGGGCCGCCGTGGCCCGCTCTTGGACGTCCTACTTCGCCACCCTTCTCAACCACAAGCCCGACGACTTCCGGATCATGGCCCACGGCCTTGCCGAGGGCTACAACCTCCTTGACCCCCTAGCCGTCGTGGTCGTCGCCATCATCTGTGTCATCGCATCCATCAGCACCAAAGGCACGTCCCGCTTCAACTACATTGCATCAATCTTCcacatcctcatcctcatcttcatcatcatagcCGGCCTCGCCAAGGCCAACCCAAAGAACTACTCCAACTTCGCCCCTTACGGGGCCCGCGGCATCTTCAAGGCCTCTGCCGTCTTGTTCTTCGCCTATGTCGGTTTTGACGCTGTGTCCACGATGGCAGAAGAGACCAAGAACCCAGCCCGGGACATACCAATTGGGCTAGTGGGGGCCATGTCAATCACAACTCTGGCCTACTGCATGCTGGCCGTAACGCTTTGCCTAATGCAGCCATACAACACAATCGACGTCAATGCACCGTTCTCAGTGGCATTTCAAGCAATTGGTATGAACTGGGCCAAGTACATTGTCGCGATCGGAGCGTTGAAGGGCATGACCACAGTCCTACTAGTTAGTGCAGTGGGCCAGGCTCGCTATCTGACCCACATTGCCCGAGCCCACATGGTCCCACCATGCCTAGCACACGTGAATGAGAAGACTGGAACGCCACTAAATGCAACGATCGTTATGCTCATGGCCACCGGCATGATTGCCTTCTTCACCAAGCTCGACATCCTGTCCAATCTCCTCTCCATATCCACACTCTTCATCTTCATGCTTGTCGCAGTCGCGCTCCTCGTCCGCCGATACTATGTGAGCGGGATCACATCCAATCAGGACCGTAAGAAGCTGATCACATGCATCATTCTGATACTGGGCTCATCGATCGCCACCGCCACATACTGGGCCACAAGCAGTGGGGGTTGGATTGCATATGTGATCACCATTCCTATTTGGTTTGGAGCAACATTATCCATCAAGCTGTTCGTGCCTCACGCTCGGGACCCGAAACTGTGGGGCGTGCCGCTGGTTCCATGGTTGCCGTCTGCATCGATAGCTATCAACATATTCCTGCTTGGATCAATCGACGGGATGTCGTTCGCCAGGTTCGGCGGGTGGACCGCACTGCTGTTACTGTACTACATTTTCATGGGGCTCCATGCATCCTACGATACGGCGAAGGAGTCTGCCGAGAGGCGGGCCTACGATCAAGCTCAAGGGAAAGTGGAGGAAGGGGGCGGCCGGCCGCCAGAGCCGGATCTCAACAAGGAGGAAATCGCAAGAGTAGAAAATTGAGAATAGTTAGGTTTCCACCGTAAGTATTAGTATTACAGCTTAAGAGGAGGTTAGCATAGGAAAAAATAGAATTAAGTTGAAAAATAATGAGTAATGATCCGGTGGGCCAACTGCATTGAAACCTTACCATGCACGGTTTTATGGGCATTTTCATTacatatctgaaccgtccattcggTCCAGAGCGGCCTTCTTCCACTCCCTGGCAAGAGTCACAGCTATCGGATGACCCTTGGACTGAACTATCTTCCAGGACTGATCTTGTACCTTCATTTTTACATGCAGacagttggatggtttggattatccaaTTAGCATGATTTCTTCAAAGTAGCATATGAAGAGTGAACTGGAGTTAATGAACGGTCAGATAGGCAACTTGGACACTAAGGATTCCAAATGCAACCTTGTGCATGGGAGGGTTTCTATGCACTTAGCCCATTAGATTATTACTAAAAATCATTAGGATTTAAGCATAGAGGTGTGGTTGTATTGTATTCAAGATTTCATTCTCTCCATGGTCGTGTGTGCATGTAtataaactctttttttttttttttaatgtgggaTGACAATGATTTCAATATGCTTAATTTattattagttattattttaaatatacaTCTTAATATtcttttgtcattattttaaacttATATCTCATTTTCACACTACTTTCACCAATTGCACATGGCCATtttgatgaacagtgtagatgtcCTTGGCACATTTGGTATGGCTGGGGAAATAAAGTACCAgcaactaaaaaagaaaagagaaatctGAAAAATGAACTCCCCCATGTTCAACCAGGTTGGGGTGCGACCTTCAACCCTACCTAACACGATTTCCAATCCTAGGTGCCCAACCCAAATTCCTTTGTATTCAACATGACCCAGCTCGACCCAACCcaaattgggttggtgttttcTAACCTGAACTTGGTTTGTTGACCTTGAGAACCTGACCTGAACTTACCAACGTCTTCACTAACACAGTATGCATGCTTGAGTAGGGTCAGCCCTATGATCATGTCAGATTAGGTTAAGTCTTTGTTAGACTGTGTGGTTAAtaactaaattaaaatatttaaaatagcaataaatatttaaaatcatGAAAGGATAAATTAAGTAGACATGCAGGTATGCATACGTCATTGGCATTTGCTTTCccaccttaaaattatttttgtatttttaatgGGGTAGTTTTTTCAAAACCTTTTTTTAAGGGTATTGtaatataaatttcatattaattaagttttttgtttttaatcttgATTTTACTCATTGAATTTGGAAAGCTAGCATTATGGTCTGATAGCATGCAAAAGAGATGGAAGTACCACCTCTATTAGGAATGAATTAGTATaagttaaaggctctaaaagAAAGGAGGAGGTCCAAAAGAAAAGACTggagataatttttttttaaaaaaaagaagccttGATGATAtttggtctaattgaagttaaggtccttgatagagtgaaatTATGCCACAAAATTCATGTCAGGTAACTCTAACCGGAATAAGGCTACAGTGATGATATGATGAATTTGGAAAGCTAGTCATTTTACTTTTCTTATTAAAATTTATAGCTATCAGtcatttaatggttttaaatattATTTGTGTGAAAATTCAATTCAAATTTTTATGCCTGACCCAAATCCCACCCACATAATCATGGGGTTAGATTTACATTTAGGAAGACCTAGATCTGACCCATTAATTAAACgagtcaactttttttttttccctacctTGACCTGACTCAAACTGAATTCATAATTCAACCTGGATTTTAATAGGTAGGGCTTGGCTCCTCCCAATTCTTAAAATGGTTGAGTTTGGCCCCCCTCGATCCGTTTTCACCTATTGTGCGGATAATGCATTTGTATGAACCATCTCATGCTCCTCTAGGGGACCGTCTATCCACACCATCTTAACATGTACAAGCATCAAATGTTTCAACCCATCAAGTGCAGCAAACAACAATTCTACTTAATAGAAAAAACTTGATAGGataagagtgtgatggatgatatgcaggaaCTTACAAGTTACTTTCTAATTGCATGCGGAAtacaaataatttaaattaaatgctCCACATTTAGAGGCATCATGgaccaaaaattaaaaatatttgatCATATCGCTCTTAATTGTTGGATGATTTTTAGATGACTAAGAATGAACAATGTCCAACAGTCCTaatccatgaatcagaggttagtattgctcaaacaatctgattttagtACCACAGCGACTCCATAATTCAACAGTTTAAACTGAGTTAATGCATTCCTAGCATATGGTTTATGTCTGTATGCATATTAAGCTATGTAGTCGAAGTGTCAACTAACTCCCTTTAGCATTAGGTGGGATACAGTTTCGGTGGGTTGAGCCGAGTTGAGGTCAGCCCAAACCCAACAAAACCTCAAGAGGAGTTGGCCcaaagcccaacccaacccaacccaaagtaCCGAATGTTCAACCCTAGAAGAAATCAAATTAGGTCAGGTTGCAGCTAGTAAACTAACACATCAAATCATATATCTATCTAACCATTAGATCATATCATTAAAgtaatattttataattttataaataaataaaattataaaaatagatAATAAAAAAACTCATTAATGTTTAGAGAGACTTTTAAAAAGACATCAGACCACTTAGTATGTGGATCTAGGTCAGTTCCAATCATGAACCATTCAGATTATGAACTTCCTTAGCATGAACTATCCAATCATGAATACTTATTTTTCATGGATTCCATATTATTACTTTTACACCATTTGCAATCGAAATAATTGCCATGTATATATATGCTATGTACAATGTGAGTAGTGTTTGACCAATCTTAACCTCATTAGTAGTTTTCCAACCATAGCATTGAAATCTTGAAAATGTAGCCCTATCACATGAACCACTTGGCTCATTGGAAAGAATTCAAATCAATGGAAGAATCACCGATGGACCTGATTGCAGTACTTGGAGATGTATTTTATAGTTTTTTCTCAACGTAATTTTTACCTTTTACCCATGAACTTTCTTGAACACCAACTTTACTTTACAATTCTAAACTTTATGATTTTATTCAGATAAAAATACCCCTGCAATTATAGATGGATTTTCTAAAATCTTCTCTCCTCTTCATACGAGAATACCCTTCCACCAAAAatccattttttgaaatattttcctCTCTTCCTACATAAATACCTTTCTACCAAAAAAcccatttttaaaaatcttctCTTATCTTCCTATTCTTCTCATATCTTTCTATTTCTTCCTAAAATTTTATCCTTTACATTTAtaaagtttatatttattttttttcagacgAGAATACCTTTGCTACCATAAACCgttatttctttttcttcattttattttgtCGAGGAAGGACAAAAATGGTTCCTCCATCGAAGAAACCATACATTGCAGGTATATTTGAACAAATtctcctaaaccctaaatcctaaaaatTTGCACTTGCACGAGTTCTCGGTCATTTTGCCTGAGTGTTCTCGATGAAATTAACCAAGAACTTGCTAAAAATTGAACAAGAACTCATTAAAATTGATCAAGAAGTCgctgaaattgactgagaactcggGCAAATTGACCGACAACTCGATGAAATTGATTGAGAAGTCGCTGAAATTGACCGAGTTCTCAATGAATTTCACCGAGAACTCGATCGATTTTCCAAAGTTCTTGGTCAAAATTTCCAAGTCCTCAATCAATTTCACGGATTTGTCGGTCAATTTATAGGAGTTGTTGGTTAATTTGCAGGAGTTGTCGGTCAATTTTGCAGGAGTTCTCGATCAATTCATAGGAGTTCTTGATCAATTTCACTAATTTCTCGGATAATTTTAGTGagttcttagtcaattttttCGAGTCTCGATCAATTTTTccgagttcttggtcaatttgctcgacttctcggtcaatttcagctACTTCCTGGTCAAGTTTGTCGACTTCTCGGTCAATTTGCCTGAGTTCTCGGTTAATTTCACCAACTTCTTAGTCATTTCCATGGACTTCTCGGTCAATTTACCCAAGTTGTAGGTCAATATGCctgagttctcagtcaattttcccaagttctcaatcaatttcacCGAGTTCTCAGTCAAATTTCTTGAATTCTCTATCAATTTGCCCGAGTTCTCGGTAAAATTCATTGAGTTCTCATTCAATTTTCCTAAGTTCTTGGTTAATTTCATCAAGTTTTTGGTAAATTTCAACaacttcttggtcaatttcaccggGTTCTCGTTCAATTTCACCGAGTTCTCAGTTAATTTCACGGAGAACTCGAggaaaattgaccgagaagtcGCTAAAATTGAGCAAGAACTCCTACAAATTGAACAAGAATTCAATAAAATTGTCCGAAAACTCGCTGAAATTAACTGAGAACTTGGGAAATTTGACCAAGAGCTTGGAAAATTGACCAAAAActcagtgaaattgaccgagaacgtGGATAACTCACACTATACTTGATAAATTTTCACCTTCTACTCAATCCATTTaaaaaattgaccgagaactttagAAAAGTGACTGAGAACttagtgaaattgatcgagaactcggGTAAATTAACTGATAACTCAGTGAAATTGACAGAGAAATCGGGAAAATTGTCCAAGAAATCGgcaaaattgactgagaacttgaGCCAATTAACCTAGAGCTCGAGAAATTTGATCGAGAACTTAagaaaattgatcgagaactttagaaaattgaccgagaactagagaaaattgaccgagaaatcgAGTAAATTGACCAAGAAGTCGCTGAAATTGACTGATAACTCCTGCAAATTGATTGAGAACTCGaaaaatttaacctaaaactcactgaaattgaccaagaacttggAAAACTTGACCGAGATCcagtgaaattgactgagaactcgaAAAAATTAACCGAGAACTCGGGCAACTCACACTATACTTAATGAATTTTCACCTTCTACTCCTTCCATTTGAAAAATTGAATGAGAACTTaggaaaattgaccgagaactcggtAAAATTGACTGACAACTGGggcaaattgaccga
This region of Magnolia sinica isolate HGM2019 chromosome 1, MsV1, whole genome shotgun sequence genomic DNA includes:
- the LOC131239122 gene encoding cationic amino acid transporter 1-like, whose amino-acid sequence is MGADGGGAVKRRSCLCNKEDFLPEESFKSWGNYTKALSETGMRLKDRILTRSLDDTELNEVRARSNHEMKRNLSWWDLIWFGIGAVIGAGIFVLTGLEANQEAGPAVVLSYVVSGISAMLSVFCYTEFAVEIPVAGGSFAYLRVELGDFMAFIAAGNILLEYVIGGAAVARSWTSYFATLLNHKPDDFRIMAHGLAEGYNLLDPLAVVVVAIICVIASISTKGTSRFNYIASIFHILILIFIIIAGLAKANPKNYSNFAPYGARGIFKASAVLFFAYVGFDAVSTMAEETKNPARDIPIGLVGAMSITTLAYCMLAVTLCLMQPYNTIDVNAPFSVAFQAIGMNWAKYIVAIGALKGMTTVLLVSAVGQARYLTHIARAHMVPPCLAHVNEKTGTPLNATIVMLMATGMIAFFTKLDILSNLLSISTLFIFMLVAVALLVRRYYVSGITSNQDRKKLITCIILILGSSIATATYWATSSGGWIAYVITIPIWFGATLSIKLFVPHARDPKLWGVPLVPWLPSASIAINIFLLGSIDGMSFARFGGWTALLLLYYIFMGLHASYDTAKESAERRAYDQAQGKVEEGGGRPPEPDLNKEEIARVEN